The Desulfotignum balticum DSM 7044 sequence AAATCCATCAACGGCCTTTCCATTATCGCCAGTGAACAGATGAAGCTGGATATTTTCTCAGGCCATCTGTTTGTTTTCTGCAACCGGAGCAGAACCATTTTGAAGATCCTGTATTGGGACCGGAATGGATTCTGCATCTGGCAGAAACGGCTTGAAAAAGACCGGTTTAAATGGCCCGGCACCCACAAAGAGGTCATGAATATCGGGGAAAAAGAATTGTCCTGGCTGGTGGCGGGATTGAACATTCAGCAGGCCCACAAACCGTTGAAATATTCCATGATTTTTTAGAGAAAAAA is a genomic window containing:
- the tnpB gene encoding IS66 family insertion sequence element accessory protein TnpB (TnpB, as the term is used for proteins encoded by IS66 family insertion elements, is considered an accessory protein, since TnpC, encoded by a neighboring gene, is a DDE family transposase.), whose amino-acid sequence is MITVPSEVKIYLALGATDMRKSINGLSIIASEQMKLDIFSGHLFVFCNRSRTILKILYWDRNGFCIWQKRLEKDRFKWPGTHKEVMNIGEKELSWLVAGLNIQQAHKPLKYSMIF